In the Wyeomyia smithii strain HCP4-BCI-WySm-NY-G18 chromosome 2, ASM2978416v1, whole genome shotgun sequence genome, one interval contains:
- the LOC129720609 gene encoding chromosome-associated kinesin KIF4-like: MSSVPETVQVAVRIRPLSASESRMGSQPIAEQTGAGEPQICVRGSELFTFNHVFDTSSGQKEIYETSVKAMVNKIFEGFNVTILAYGQTGSGKSYTMGTSFEGRFDNTTGIIPRAMVDLFDKISACSEFQCEVSCTFIELYQENVYDLLSYSNRYEKMVGIREDANGIVIPGLTEVPVKSADDTLRWLVQGISARTIAATPMNKESNRSHTIFTLTVKKLRDGKLVTNSKLHLVDLAGSERSKKTNTMGDRFRESVYINKGLLALGNVIAALASAKSTKSYISYRDSKLTRLLRNSLGGNSITLMMACVSPSDYNLEETLSTLRYADRALKIRNKPTINESESSCREEVERLRCENQTLRSTLEKLQQAPVIVPRTERSIRNLQEKVRSGKVQLRAVIMKANELEFRASHAEGILDAIIKLLPLENGDEFKRKTDDLLVRYCKETECWRDSREKINKV, from the coding sequence ATGTCGTCTGTGCCGGAGACCGTTCAGGTTGCCGTCCGTATACGACCGCTTTCGGCGTCGGAAAGCCGAATGGGCAGCCAGCCAATTGCGGAGCAAACAGGTGCCGGCGAGCCGCAAATTTGTGTCAGAGGCAGTGAACTCTTCACCTTTAATCATGTGTTCGATACGAGCAGCGGTCAGAAAGAAATTTACGAAACCAGTGTCAAAGCCATGGTGAACAAGATATTCGAAGGGTTTAACGTCACTATTCTGGCCTACGGCCAGACTGGATCCGGAAAGTCCTATACAATGGGTACTTCCTTCGAGGGGAGGTTTGATAACACGACCGGTATCATTCCGCGAGCGATGGTTGATCTGTTCGATAAGATATCGGCCTGCTCGGAGTTTCAGTGTGAGGTCTCCTGTACGTTTATTGAGTTGTATCAGGAAAATGTGTACGATTTGTTATCGTATAGTAATCGCTATGAAAAGATGGTTGGAATCCGGGAAGATGCCAATGGAATAGTTATTCCTGGGTTGACGGAAGTTCCAGTGAAAAGCGCAGATGATACCTTACGTTGGCTAGTGCAAGGCATCAGTGCCAGAACAATCGCCGCAACCCCGATGAACAAGGAATCTAATCGAAGTCACACGATATTTACGTTGACTGTAAAAAAGTTGAGAGATGGAAAACTGGTGACAAACTCAAAGTTACATCTGGTCGATTTAGCCGGATCAGAACGATCCAAAAAGACCAACACCATGGGCGATCGATTCCGGGAAAGTGTTTACATCAATAAAGGGCTGCTGGCTTTGGGGAATGTTATAGCTGCACTGGCTTCAGCGAAAAGCACGAAAAGCTACATTTCTTACAGGGACTCCAAGTTGACACGGCTCTTGCGGAATTCCCTCGGTGGAAACTCCATAACCCTAATGATGGCTTGCGTCTCACCGTCGGACTACAACTTGGAGGAAACTCTTAGCACTCTGCGGTACGCAGATCGAGCGCTGAAAATACGCAACAAACCGACCATCAATGAAAGTGAATCGAGCTGCCGGGAGGAGGTCGAACGGCTACGATGTGAGAATCAGACACTTCGTTCTACGCTGGAGAAACTGCAGCAAGCACCTGTTATAGTACCGCGAACTGAGCGCTCCATTCGTAATCTGCAGGAGAAGGTTCGAAGCGGCAAAGTGCAACTTCGGGCGGTAATTATGAAAGCAAATGAGCTCGAGTTTCGAGCTTCCCATGCCGAAGGCATTCTGGATGCCATTATCAAGCTGCTGCCGCTGGAGAACGGTGACGAGTTTAAGCGGAAAACAGACGATCTTTTGGTTAGGTACTGCAAAGAGACGGAATGTTGGCGTGATTCCagagaaaaaattaataaagtGTGA